Proteins from a genomic interval of Lolium perenne isolate Kyuss_39 chromosome 1, Kyuss_2.0, whole genome shotgun sequence:
- the LOC127317610 gene encoding FBD-associated F-box protein At5g38590 isoform X1, with the protein MKPSPPSPDVARNAQDVVAKDQPFSIAEYISSGPDVLAAALRKHVEEEARDLGGKDLPRVMDQLYEQISRLLQSSDSTKNLLALHAIVALIDLPFGGPSKFTKLANFLRNVFDVKRDPEILVPASTVLGHLANVGGALTARQVEQQIITTALGWLGEDRVEYRRFAGLLILKEMAENAFTVLKNYVPEFFDAMLIASRDPKLVIRERGAEALRAFAHSNMKAAAVCTSKKAKLDGIDLLSLLPDSILCTIISFLRTDDAVRTSALSRRWYHLWRSAPLNLDTAHIRGYCPEQIKVVTKILSQHQGPIRRLHLHSLYFADLDRWFRSTALDNLQEIDIWVARFDDPLPLSVLRFAPTLRVALIAHCSLFEDGDPVFNFPHLKTLALGSLSIWEDTLHSILSGCPVLESLMLNNCAGFKRLVINSPTLRSLGVCDDRHMKELVIQNAPSLERCVRTNLFRTTPVIEVIRAPKLEILGSLAVNFDKLKLGTTVSQQEMGVCNLKMSMHSVKILHLTSSGPNLDAVVAFLKLFPCLEKLYIMSTLQMDMENVHHPDPTDPVECLDHLRYVELKCYMGKKPDVDFAKFFVLNAKVLELMKFVVKDKCTQKWITNQYKQLQFDSRASQNARFEFGSYIGRAYPTGCFRVGGFEFGSGHTGKRRVVHQHDDHVLSMADPFDSSSCGLCRIVLHHDDNVL; encoded by the exons ATGAAGCCCTCCCCGCCCTCCCCGGATGTCGCGAGGAACGCTCAAG ATGTGGTGGCAAAGGACCAGCCCTTCAGCATCGCCGAATACATCTCATCAGGACCG GATGTTCTTGCTGCTGCCCTGCGGAAACATGTTGAGGAGGAAGCTCGTGATCTCGGCGGCAAAGATCTCCCAAGGGTTATGGATCAGCTCTATGAGCAGATATCTCGTTTATTGCAAAGCAGTGATTCTACTAAAAATTTGCTGGCCCTTCATGCTATCGTTGCTTTGATTGATTTACCCTTTGGAGGTCCTTCAAAGTTTACCAAGCTCGCTAATTTCTTAAGAAATGTGTTTGACGTCAAGCGTGACCCTGAAATCCTAGTTCCAGCTAGCACGGTGCTTGGTCATCTTGCAAATGTTGGGGGAGCACTAACTGCACGCCAAGTTGAGCAACAG ATTATTACAACTGCGTTAGGGTGGCTTGGTGAGGATCGAGTGGAATATCGTCGCTTCGCAGGTCTCCTTATTCTCAAA GAGATGGCTGAAAATGCATTCACGGTTTTGAAGAATTATGTCCCTGAATTTTTTGACGCTATGTTGATTGCATCAAGGGACCCAAAATTGGTTATTCGGGAACGAGGAGCTGAAGCCTTGCGTGCTTTTGCGCATTCCAACATGAAGGCGGCGGCGGTTTGCACGTCAAAGAAGGCGAAACTGGATGGAATCGATCTTCTCAGCCTCCTCCCAGATAGTATACTTTGCACCATCATCTCTTTCCTCCGCACGGACGATGCCGTGCGCACTTCTGCCCTTTCTCGCCGCTGGTATCACCTGTGGCGCTCTGCTCCGCTTAACCTTGACACTGCACATATCCGTGGGTATTGTCCCGAGCAGATTAAAGTTGTAACCAAGATTCTCTCCCAGCACCAGGGCCCGAtacgccgcctccacctccacagCCTCTACTTTGCTGACCTTGATCGCTGGTTCAGGTCCACAGCCCTTGATAATCTTCAGGAGATCGACATCTGGGTCGCTAGGTTTGATGATCCGCTGCCACTGTCTGTGCTCCGCTTTGCTCCGACCCTCCGTGTAGCCCTCATTGCCCACTGCAGCCTCTTCGAGGATGGGGACCCAGTATTTAATTTCCCACACCTGAAAACACTCGCCCTGGGCTCCCTTTCCATATGGGAAGACACTCTGCACAGCATTCTTTCAGGATGCCCTGTCCTGGAGAGCCTGATGCTTAACAATTGTGCTGGTTTCAAACGCTTGGTGATCAACTCACCAACACTTAGAAGCCTTGGTGTCTGTGATGATCGTCATATGAAGGAATTAGTCATCCAGAATGCCCCTTCCCTGGAAAGATGTGTCAGGACTAATTTGTTTCGTACTACACCAGTCATCGAGGTAATCAGGGCACCGAAACTGGAGATCTTGGGCTCACTAGCAGTCAACTTTGATAAGCTCAAGCTTGGAACCACAGTTTCACAG CAGGAAATGGGTGTTTGCAACTTGAAAATGTCAATGCACAGTGTGAAGATTTTACATCTCACGTCTAGTGGCCCTAACCTTGATGCAGTTGTTGCCTTCCTCAAATTATTTCCTTGCTTGGAGAAGCTATATATCATG TCAACTCTGCAGATGGATATGGAAAATGTGCACCATCCAGACCCAACAGATCCAGTCGAATGTCTTGACCATCTCAGATACGTGGAGTTGAAGTGTTACATGGGCAAGAAGCCAGATGTCGATTTTGCCAAGTTTTTTGTTCTGAATGCTAaggtgctcgagttaatgaaattCGTTGTTAAGGACAAATGCACTCAGAAATGGATAACTAATCAGTACAAGCAGCTACAGTTTGATAGCAGGGCTTCTCAAAATGCTCGATTTGAGTTTGGGTCTTACATTGGCCGTGCATATCCTACCGGTTGTTTCCGAGTCGGAGGCTTTGAGTTTGGATCTGGTCACACTGGCAAGCGAAGAGTAGTCCATCAGCATGATGATCATGTCTTGTCCATGGCTGATCCCTTCGATAGCTCTTCTTGTGGACTGTGCAGAATAGTCCTTCACCATGATGATAACGTCCTATGA
- the LOC127317610 gene encoding FBD-associated F-box protein At5g38590 isoform X2 → MKPSPPSPDVARNAQDVVAKDQPFSIAEYISSGPDVLAAALRKHVEEEARDLGGKDLPRVMDQLYEQISRLLQSSDSTKNLLALHAIVALIDLPFGGPSKFTKLANFLRNVFDVKRDPEILVPASTVLGHLANVGGALTARQVEQQIITTALGWLGEDRVEYRRFAGLLILKEMAENAFTVLKNYVPEFFDAMLIASRDPKLVIRERGAEALRAFAHSNMKAAAVCTSKKAKLDGIDLLSLLPDSILCTIISFLRTDDAVRTSALSRRWYHLWRSAPLNLDTAHIRGYCPEQIKVVTKILSQHQGPIRRLHLHSLYFADLDRWFRSTALDNLQEIDIWVARFDDPLPLSVLRFAPTLRVALIAHCSLFEDGDPVFNFPHLKTLALGSLSIWEDTLHSILSGCPVLESLMLNNCAGFKRLVINSPTLRSLGVCDDRHMKELVIQNAPSLERCVRTNLFRTTPVIEVIRAPKLEILGSLAVNFDKLKLGTTVSQEMGVCNLKMSMHSVKILHLTSSGPNLDAVVAFLKLFPCLEKLYIMSTLQMDMENVHHPDPTDPVECLDHLRYVELKCYMGKKPDVDFAKFFVLNAKVLELMKFVVKDKCTQKWITNQYKQLQFDSRASQNARFEFGSYIGRAYPTGCFRVGGFEFGSGHTGKRRVVHQHDDHVLSMADPFDSSSCGLCRIVLHHDDNVL, encoded by the exons ATGAAGCCCTCCCCGCCCTCCCCGGATGTCGCGAGGAACGCTCAAG ATGTGGTGGCAAAGGACCAGCCCTTCAGCATCGCCGAATACATCTCATCAGGACCG GATGTTCTTGCTGCTGCCCTGCGGAAACATGTTGAGGAGGAAGCTCGTGATCTCGGCGGCAAAGATCTCCCAAGGGTTATGGATCAGCTCTATGAGCAGATATCTCGTTTATTGCAAAGCAGTGATTCTACTAAAAATTTGCTGGCCCTTCATGCTATCGTTGCTTTGATTGATTTACCCTTTGGAGGTCCTTCAAAGTTTACCAAGCTCGCTAATTTCTTAAGAAATGTGTTTGACGTCAAGCGTGACCCTGAAATCCTAGTTCCAGCTAGCACGGTGCTTGGTCATCTTGCAAATGTTGGGGGAGCACTAACTGCACGCCAAGTTGAGCAACAG ATTATTACAACTGCGTTAGGGTGGCTTGGTGAGGATCGAGTGGAATATCGTCGCTTCGCAGGTCTCCTTATTCTCAAA GAGATGGCTGAAAATGCATTCACGGTTTTGAAGAATTATGTCCCTGAATTTTTTGACGCTATGTTGATTGCATCAAGGGACCCAAAATTGGTTATTCGGGAACGAGGAGCTGAAGCCTTGCGTGCTTTTGCGCATTCCAACATGAAGGCGGCGGCGGTTTGCACGTCAAAGAAGGCGAAACTGGATGGAATCGATCTTCTCAGCCTCCTCCCAGATAGTATACTTTGCACCATCATCTCTTTCCTCCGCACGGACGATGCCGTGCGCACTTCTGCCCTTTCTCGCCGCTGGTATCACCTGTGGCGCTCTGCTCCGCTTAACCTTGACACTGCACATATCCGTGGGTATTGTCCCGAGCAGATTAAAGTTGTAACCAAGATTCTCTCCCAGCACCAGGGCCCGAtacgccgcctccacctccacagCCTCTACTTTGCTGACCTTGATCGCTGGTTCAGGTCCACAGCCCTTGATAATCTTCAGGAGATCGACATCTGGGTCGCTAGGTTTGATGATCCGCTGCCACTGTCTGTGCTCCGCTTTGCTCCGACCCTCCGTGTAGCCCTCATTGCCCACTGCAGCCTCTTCGAGGATGGGGACCCAGTATTTAATTTCCCACACCTGAAAACACTCGCCCTGGGCTCCCTTTCCATATGGGAAGACACTCTGCACAGCATTCTTTCAGGATGCCCTGTCCTGGAGAGCCTGATGCTTAACAATTGTGCTGGTTTCAAACGCTTGGTGATCAACTCACCAACACTTAGAAGCCTTGGTGTCTGTGATGATCGTCATATGAAGGAATTAGTCATCCAGAATGCCCCTTCCCTGGAAAGATGTGTCAGGACTAATTTGTTTCGTACTACACCAGTCATCGAGGTAATCAGGGCACCGAAACTGGAGATCTTGGGCTCACTAGCAGTCAACTTTGATAAGCTCAAGCTTGGAACCACAGTTTCACAG GAAATGGGTGTTTGCAACTTGAAAATGTCAATGCACAGTGTGAAGATTTTACATCTCACGTCTAGTGGCCCTAACCTTGATGCAGTTGTTGCCTTCCTCAAATTATTTCCTTGCTTGGAGAAGCTATATATCATG TCAACTCTGCAGATGGATATGGAAAATGTGCACCATCCAGACCCAACAGATCCAGTCGAATGTCTTGACCATCTCAGATACGTGGAGTTGAAGTGTTACATGGGCAAGAAGCCAGATGTCGATTTTGCCAAGTTTTTTGTTCTGAATGCTAaggtgctcgagttaatgaaattCGTTGTTAAGGACAAATGCACTCAGAAATGGATAACTAATCAGTACAAGCAGCTACAGTTTGATAGCAGGGCTTCTCAAAATGCTCGATTTGAGTTTGGGTCTTACATTGGCCGTGCATATCCTACCGGTTGTTTCCGAGTCGGAGGCTTTGAGTTTGGATCTGGTCACACTGGCAAGCGAAGAGTAGTCCATCAGCATGATGATCATGTCTTGTCCATGGCTGATCCCTTCGATAGCTCTTCTTGTGGACTGTGCAGAATAGTCCTTCACCATGATGATAACGTCCTATGA